Part of the Pieris napi chromosome 6, ilPieNapi1.2, whole genome shotgun sequence genome, TAGAAACTACTAACGGCCAAGAGAAACAGATTTACATAACCCAAAAAAGGTTACATAGCATGAAAGCCAAAGCCTTTTATGACTTGTTAAGAAAGGAAGAACATGATACCATATCACTGTCATTCGATTGCCAAAAAAACAGCGCGCTGCCTAAACTGCCCGACCAAGCGGCTTACTTTAGTAGGCAGTTCAATATGAGCAATTTTACAGTTGTTATTGGTAGTTCTAAATCTGCTTTAGATAACGTACGAACTTATTACTGGTGTGAGAATGAGCATGCAAAATCTTCATCTGAAATCGCAAGTGCAGTATTCGACACATTGATCAGCTTGGATATCCCAAGCGATAAAACAAGAGTAAGACTGTTTGCTGACGGTTGCGGCGGTCAGAAtaagaatacaattttagtGGGCATGTGCATGAAATGGTTGTATTCAAACGCACCACCACACGTAAAAAAACTTGAAATTATATTCCCCATGGTTGGACATTCGTTCTTACCGCCCGACAGGGTATTCGCGAAAATTGAAAAGGAAGTAAAGAAGATGTCAGTCATATGCGACCCacaaatgtatgtaaatttatttacaaaacacgCAACTATTGTGAAACATTTGGGTGTGGATGTTGAAGTGTATGACTGGAAGAACGAAGTGACTAATGTATGTAAACCTCCTGGCAGCTGgcatttcaaatttaattcttgCAAACGATTTATACTGCACAAAGGACGCCAGAATGTAAGCGTACAAGGAGAGGAAAACTACAGAAGCGAATGTACTCAGCCAAAATATGTGACTAAGAAAGGAAGACGTTGCGCGGAATTGGAACCTGTAATAAGACGAAAGgggaataaaattaatataaaaaaaattgctgatGTCTCGAACCTGTTATCGAAGCACTTTGGCGAAGACTGGAGAACTATTGAGAGTTTAGCTTACTATAGGGACATTGAACTTAATAATGACAATTCCGAAGAACGTGAAGATCTAGTATGCGTACCGCTTGAAGAAAGTGACAATTGTATTTGATACAATATTTgcgatattaattaaagttcagatttataatttttggtaGTTTTACTTTCTCTTAATCTGTAATTTTAGAACACCCTGTAAGTTGACAATGACCTAGCGTAGTTGGCATCGATCTCCGCCACATCCATTTCTGTCAGAAACAAACTCCGTCAGATCCGTGTGTCATTATCAATAACCGCCAAATCCAATTTTTTCAGTTGGTTATTAGTTCAGTATCCTTGTaatcttcaattgtttattataaggtCATTTAAATTAGTCAAGTAATATTTTTctccttatttaaaaaaataacagttaaATGTAACTGTTAccagcaaaaaaaaatgtatactgtAAAATTCACCTTTCTGGATCTGGCGGATTTTAATTCTATACGACACATTTATCAATCCACAgtactatttctattgtttcttctaagcggtaacaaaatatgttgcttcttcatttcgcagattagttgtgaggtcaaatcctaaaaatatcaaagtatgagtactactaattattattatatatcgcgattatgcaatttcaaaatattgtatttatttgtagccttaaatttctgagaaaacatgaaacaaaacataattaatttaaacatgcaattaaaattcatatattcactttgcaccttccgtaaattgcacttaaatcgaaaattgtTCCAACCTTGCTGACATTCTAATGTCCCTTTTGCAGCTTCCAAttgcaaatttacaaaaatattgtaaagttttaacttttatttgtttataaaagtgacattaggaatacatttaatccagagacaatatgacggaataaggtgctacgaacagcagctcgcatctacgctgtcgactttgcggtaatgtatcgacatgcctcttggctacgaacgaagcgttttcgacagtacaattacgcaaaagcggtagtgtatgtagaatactTTTCGACACCAATATGGCTAGACCCCCAGACTACGACTAATTTCGATTTTCGACCACAGTCCTAGCACAAACGTCAGACACGGCGTTTTCCAATTgcagcactagagcgcattatgcggcataatgctcaacgttgaatgttccaactacagcaacgcttcgcacaattgagcaaTCTCAAAACGaatgctctcgcgtgcttctcgcaataaataccaacacagtgacagaaaattgaccagtgtttttctttaagttggcatttatcgaaattttcgttagtaaatattatttattgttgaaaaatttgtttcgtcgtagattttgaaaatagttaaagttatttcaaactgctaaaatatatagttactttttttatattccacatttaaaatatgaatacaattttattttaaaattcggatctgtaaacaaatttattttacaggattatactcttgtaaacattgcaatggttttgaaaaagtatataatttttttagaaatcatttaaaaaaaattactcaaaacgtaaatgatgtaaacttcttacatgaaactatatattttactgttaatttagcttgttacTTAAAACctaatattctttaaaggttttctcttatttcagtaaaaaaatgttaatgaaataatttgattattaaaataagcgtaaaaagttttcaaccaattattattgttaaccacattatttatacattaatgaggttgctaactctattcagaacatttttttttcaacactgactCAGCGCACTCTGCTGttgcatttgaaaactaattcacgttccaattaagcttcagcattatgcggcattgtgcggcactgagtcgcattatgctctgtaattggaaaacgcacacgTATTGCACCACAGATGGAATCACagatttattattgaatagtaGATACTGTGTACATCGACAAGAAGGATTAATGTTAAGGGCTACATTTTGTTCAACTTTATTGAATCGAACGCGACCAAATAATAGTTtcgaacataatatataaaatttaatattttaattaaaactagtttattaataacatatagGTATTAtgtctaatataataaaaacttcatcttcaagtaaataaatatatatgagcgcaaattcatatataatgataatattgttacaaacatataaagattgatatttaattcaagtaaataaataaatttaagataaaaataaacaatataagtCTGTGGCAAATTCatagcatttattatttatcttttaaggAATTGTCATTCATCATCATATTTTGGTAATATCGGGGTCAAATTAGTTGAAAACCGTTatatggtttattttatttaccaatATTAATGGATCTGCAAATTAACGACTATTTGATAGCCTGTagtctttataataattaatattgaataaattgtGTTAGTGTCAGCTGTTATTATCATTGTCATTTAATAATGtcaaagtcgaattggttcgagaCCGTTAATACGaatggtttatttaatttgtcaatGTTGCTAGATCTTTAAATTCACGGCTATTCACTGGtggataataataatgactccatagtcattatttattattattaaacgttatatattatcatatcACTTTAAACACTTAAAACTTACTGATAATGAATATTCAAGAAACTCGTTGACACTCGTTTCTATGACTGCCGTATGACTCTGTGGTCGATTCGGGTTCGGTCGTGGAACGAGTACACGAAATGTCACGAAActtgtttattacaaattcgtcaagcagaaatcatagttaACATTACGATTATacgtttcgatccccacccgccttctataaaagaaaggcctcagtgtgccacgcgctctgttgttgctcggacgttgacaagacaagtggttactggttggtgtcgaggccgcatattgtgagtacgtttttgtgttatttttattcggtggtttttgaaagtgaagtgttttaactaaagttgtggtagtgcgattttgtatgagggccttggatgcgtgatgtatgatagactaggcactaatgtaatgtcgtcgtgattaataaacaggattactgttgcacagattgcgaagacgaataccccgatgtctTGGTGAgccctttagctgcgtgtacagATCCTtttgcttcctcaagaacacacgaaccacattggtgaccatggcgagcaagatacCGTTCTCCCGATGAAGAGATcgccagtgcatccgaggacggtgcacggtcaggagaggccctataagtatgtatgtaagtattttaattgtattttttttaaaattattaatttcttttttattattttttttgtaaaacttacgtttacattaattgtcacacattttagatgtaagatttcgtaaaataattagaagattttgtactgtgtgtatgtaagtattttaattgtattttttttaaattattaatttcttttttattattttttttgtaaaacttacgtttacattaattgtcacacatttaagatgtaagatttcgtaaaataattagtagattttgtactgtgtgtgatgttgtaagcttaataaataaataaataaataaatataagcagaaatcatagtgggtggtttcgatccccacccgccttctataatagaaaggcctcagtgtgccacgcgctctgttgttgctcggacgttgacaagacaagtggttggtgtcgaggccgcatactgtgagtacgtttttgtgttatttttattcggtggtttttgaaagtgaagtgttttaactaaagttgtggtagtgcgattttgtatgagggccttggatgcgtgatgtatgatagactaggcactaacgtaatgtcgacGTGAtaaattaacaggattactgttgcacagattgcgaagacgaataccccgatgtctTGGTGTgccctttagctgcgtgtacagatccttctgcttcctcaagaatacacgaaccacattggtgaccatggcgagcaagataccgttctcccgaagaagagatcaccagtgcatccgaggtcggtgcacggtcaggagaggccgtataagtttgtatgtaagtattttaattgtatttttttttaattattaatttcttttttattattttttttggaaaacttacgtttacattaattttcacattttagatgtaagatttcgtaaaataattagtagattttgtattgtgtgtatgtaagtattttaattgtatttttttttaaattattaatttcttttttattatttttttggtaaaacttacgtttacattaattttttacacatttaagatgtaagatttcgtaaaataattagtagattttgtactgtgtgtgatgttgtaagcttaataaataaatatatgcagaaatcatagtgggtggtctCGATCCCCACCTGCCTTCTATAatagaaaggcctcagtgtgccacgcgctctgttgttgctcggacgttgacaagacaagtggttggtgtcgaggccgcatactgtgagtacgtttttgtgttatttttattcgatggtttttgaaagtgaagtgttttaactaaagttgtggtagtgcgattttgtatgagggccttggatgcgtgatgtatgttagactaggcactaacgtaatgttgtcgtgattaactaacaggattactgttgtacagattgcgaagacgaataccccgatgtcttggtgagcctttagctgcgtgtactgatccttctgcttcctcaagaacacacgaaccacattg contains:
- the LOC125050279 gene encoding uncharacterized protein LOC125050279 gives rise to the protein MSDLLKKIESVLPEHARKRGVNKSNWKSEKKRCERYSAKKLPSFPKCKHKTNSTFKCLTLKTQDVARFHQNFYKLNNKVSQDNFILKHCRLSKCHRKRLKDQSRGPKNLSAEYYVTIKNPHKQVRVCKSAFIKILQVGKDRVTGILQRSYKDGGSVAKENRGGNHKKDRYAQRQRSVMTFIESIEAAEPHYCRAKSSVRLYLPPELNIKKLWKMYEEQVASTPYLKVKQSFFRQIFNRKYNVGFGSPLKDTCSRCFELKRKIETTNGQEKQIYITQKRLHSMKAKAFYDLLRKEEHDTISLSFDCQKNSALPKLPDQAAYFSRQFNMSNFTVVIGSSKSALDNVRTYYWCENEHAKSSSEIASAVFDTLISLDIPSDKTRVRLFADGCGGQNKNTILVGMCMKWLYSNAPPHVKKLEIIFPMVGHSFLPPDRVFAKIEKEVKKMSVICDPQMYVNLFTKHATIVKHLGVDVEVYDWKNEVTNVCKPPGSWHFKFNSCKRFILHKGRQNVSVQGEENYRSECTQPKYVTKKGRRCAELEPVIRRKGNKINIKKIADVSNLLSKHFGEDWRTIESLAYYRDIELNNDNSEEREDLVCVPLEESDNCI